From the Lolium rigidum isolate FL_2022 chromosome 2, APGP_CSIRO_Lrig_0.1, whole genome shotgun sequence genome, one window contains:
- the LOC124685945 gene encoding uncharacterized protein LOC124685945, with product MASAASRKAPSLVVAASVGAVEALKDQAGLCRWGYPLRSLYRSAAAAPTVRALSASLREARSASSAAEDTKLRKTHHLVCWGPN from the coding sequence ATGGCATCGGCGGCGAGCAGGAAGGCACCGTCGCTGGTGGTGGCGGCGAGCGTGGGCGCCGTGGAGGCGCTCAAGGACCAGGCGGGCCTCTGCCGCTGGGGCTACCCGCTCCGCTCGCTctaccgcagcgccgccgccgcgcccaccgTCCGCGCGCTATCCGCCTCGCTCCGTGAGGCCCggtcggcgtcgtcggcggcggaggACACGAAGCTGCGCAAGACCCACCACCTCGTCTGCTGGGGGCCCAACTGA